In Raphanus sativus cultivar WK10039 chromosome 5, ASM80110v3, whole genome shotgun sequence, the following proteins share a genomic window:
- the LOC108856809 gene encoding AUGMIN subunit 4 isoform X2, whose amino-acid sequence MVKALQGAAQNLPADVNQLIDQLERHCLSPDGSLVTKSAYYDLHLAREEMSRERLRYLEAMAIYCEAVAMVEEYQQALFPQFGLKNSPQVYETLEHRLVVAEAAQKLRLPLISDDGEIHEEEIEKWSILLSRSSLDSASTSFTISSASNSLNYANSYANSLGAAPDTDLVGGAPNRFLGVTPAYLSYVQLQNTISMDMADYQMFLSREIEGRLKEKCDKLADAIVDDTGNQNSSARLPERVKFIIEEIEREEAALREDLYSADRKFAEYYNVLEQILGVLIKLVKDLKLEHQHKYDEMQKTWLCKRCETMNAKLRVLEHILLLETYTPESIPALHSIRNYLVEATEEASAAYNKAVTRLREYQGVDPHFDTIARQYHDIVKKLENMQWTIHQFEMDLKAHA is encoded by the exons ATGGTGAAGGCGCTCCAAGGCGCGGCTCAGAATCTGCCGGCGGATGTGAACCAATTGATCGATCAGTTAGAGCGTCATTGCTTGTCTCCCGATGGATCTCTTGTCACCAAATCAGCCTACTACGATCTCCACCTc GCGAGAGAGGAGATGTCTCGGGAGAGACTACGTTACTTGGAAGCTATG GCTATCTACTGTGAAGCTGTTGCTATGGTAGAAGAATATCAGCAAGCTCTTTTCCCTCAATTTGGCTTGAAGAATTCTCCTCAG gttTATGAGACTCTAGAGCATAGGTTGGTGGTTGCTGAGGCAGCTCAGAAACTGAGGCTACCTCTTATTTCAGATGACGGTGAAATCCACGAGGAAGAAATCGAAAAGTGGAGTATACTTCTATCAAGAAGCTCTCTAGATAGTGCGAGCACGAGTTTTACGATTAGCTCCGCTTCTAACTCGCTGAACTATGCGAATAGCTATGCAAACAGTCTTGGTGCTGCTCCTGATACTGACCTAGTTGGTGGTGCGCCCAATCGCTTTCTTGGAGTAACACCTGCTTATTTATCATATGTCCAGCTTCAAAATACTATCTCCATG GATATGGCTGACTACCAAATGTTTCTTTCCCGTGAGATAGAAGGTAGACTGAAGGAAAAGTGTGATAAGTTGGCTGATGCCATTGTTGATGACACTG GAAATCAAAACTCAAGTGCTAGGCTCCCAGAAAG GGTTAAATTTATCATTGAGGAGATTGAAAGAGAAGAGGCAGCTCTACGAGAGGACCTCTACTCGGCTGACAGGAAGTTTGCAGAATATTACAAT GTCCTGGAACAAATACTCGGGGTACTTATAAAGCTTGTGAAGGATCTGAAGTTAGAACATCAACATAAATAT GATGAGATGCAGAAGACTTGGTTGTGTAAAAGGTGTGAAACAATGAACGCAAAATTAAG GGTTTTAGAACATATTCTCCTCCTTGAGACATACACCCCTGAATCCATACCAGCCTTGCACAGCATCAG gaaCTATCTAGTGgaggctacagaagaagctTCAGCTGCATACAACAAAGCG GTTACTCGGCTGAGAGAATATCAAGGAGTGGATCCGCATTTTGACACAATTGCGAGACAGTACCATGACATTGTTAAG aaactGGAAAACATGCAATGGACAATCCATCAATTTGAAATGGACCTTAAGGCGCATGCTTGA
- the LOC108856809 gene encoding AUGMIN subunit 4 isoform X1: MVKALQGAAQNLPADVNQLIDQLERHCLSPDGSLVTKSAYYDLHLAREEMSRERLRYLEAMAIYCEAVAMVEEYQQALFPQFGLKNSPQVYETLEHRLVVAEAAQKLRLPLISDDGEIHEEEIEKWSILLSRSSLDSASTSFTISSASNSLNYANSYANSLGAAPDTDLVGGAPNRFLGVTPAYLSYVQLQNTISMDMADYQMFLSREIEGRLKEKCDKLADAIVDDTDSSTGNQNSSARLPERVKFIIEEIEREEAALREDLYSADRKFAEYYNVLEQILGVLIKLVKDLKLEHQHKYDEMQKTWLCKRCETMNAKLRVLEHILLLETYTPESIPALHSIRNYLVEATEEASAAYNKAVTRLREYQGVDPHFDTIARQYHDIVKKLENMQWTIHQFEMDLKAHA, translated from the exons ATGGTGAAGGCGCTCCAAGGCGCGGCTCAGAATCTGCCGGCGGATGTGAACCAATTGATCGATCAGTTAGAGCGTCATTGCTTGTCTCCCGATGGATCTCTTGTCACCAAATCAGCCTACTACGATCTCCACCTc GCGAGAGAGGAGATGTCTCGGGAGAGACTACGTTACTTGGAAGCTATG GCTATCTACTGTGAAGCTGTTGCTATGGTAGAAGAATATCAGCAAGCTCTTTTCCCTCAATTTGGCTTGAAGAATTCTCCTCAG gttTATGAGACTCTAGAGCATAGGTTGGTGGTTGCTGAGGCAGCTCAGAAACTGAGGCTACCTCTTATTTCAGATGACGGTGAAATCCACGAGGAAGAAATCGAAAAGTGGAGTATACTTCTATCAAGAAGCTCTCTAGATAGTGCGAGCACGAGTTTTACGATTAGCTCCGCTTCTAACTCGCTGAACTATGCGAATAGCTATGCAAACAGTCTTGGTGCTGCTCCTGATACTGACCTAGTTGGTGGTGCGCCCAATCGCTTTCTTGGAGTAACACCTGCTTATTTATCATATGTCCAGCTTCAAAATACTATCTCCATG GATATGGCTGACTACCAAATGTTTCTTTCCCGTGAGATAGAAGGTAGACTGAAGGAAAAGTGTGATAAGTTGGCTGATGCCATTGTTGATGACACTG ATTCATCTACAGGAAATCAAAACTCAAGTGCTAGGCTCCCAGAAAG GGTTAAATTTATCATTGAGGAGATTGAAAGAGAAGAGGCAGCTCTACGAGAGGACCTCTACTCGGCTGACAGGAAGTTTGCAGAATATTACAAT GTCCTGGAACAAATACTCGGGGTACTTATAAAGCTTGTGAAGGATCTGAAGTTAGAACATCAACATAAATAT GATGAGATGCAGAAGACTTGGTTGTGTAAAAGGTGTGAAACAATGAACGCAAAATTAAG GGTTTTAGAACATATTCTCCTCCTTGAGACATACACCCCTGAATCCATACCAGCCTTGCACAGCATCAG gaaCTATCTAGTGgaggctacagaagaagctTCAGCTGCATACAACAAAGCG GTTACTCGGCTGAGAGAATATCAAGGAGTGGATCCGCATTTTGACACAATTGCGAGACAGTACCATGACATTGTTAAG aaactGGAAAACATGCAATGGACAATCCATCAATTTGAAATGGACCTTAAGGCGCATGCTTGA
- the LOC108860116 gene encoding myrosinase 4-like codes for MFSTMECQKAKFFVTILVILFAVTSSKTVCNPACKAKEPFHCDNPLTFNRTSFPKNFIFGAATSAYQIEGAGHRALNGWDYFTHRHPEKVPDHSTGDLACDSYDLYKEDVKLLKRMKVQAYRLSIAWSRILPKGRLIGGIDENGIKYYNNLINELKANGIEPYVTIFHWDVPQTLEDEYGGFLSRRIVEDYKNYAELLFQRFGDRVKFWITLNQPYSLATKGYGDGSYPPGRCTGCEFGGDSGTEPYIVAHNQLLAHAKTVALFRKRYQKSQGGKIGTTLIGRWFTPLNENSILDKAAAKRAFDFFVGWFMDPLVYGRYPKIMRKMVGQRLPKFTPQESNLVKGSLDFLGLNYYVTQYATNTPPSTQPSVLTDPRVAMGYYRNGVSIGVQAPCFVYYPPGFRQILNYIKNKYGNPLTYITENGVGDLDMGNLTLPNALADNGRIQNHCSHIACLKCSIEDGCNVAGYFAWSLMDNYEFGNGYTLRFGMNWVNFTNPADRREKASGKWFSKFIIKQ; via the exons ATGTTCTCAACCATGGAATGTCAAAAAGCTAAATTCTTTGTAACCATTCTTGTCATTCTCTTTGCGGTTACAAGTAGCAAAACTGTTTGTAACCCAGCCTGTAAGGCTAAAGAACCCTTCCACTGCGACAATCCCCTTACATTCAACCGAACTAGTTTTCCAAAGAACTTCATTTTTGGCGCGGCTACTTCCGCCTACCAG ATCGAAGGTGCTGGACATAGAGCACTTAATGGATGGGATTATTTCACTCATAGACATCCAG AGAAAGTTCCAGACCACAGTACTGGAGACCTTGCTTGTGATTCGTATGATCTTTACAAG GAGGATGTCAAATTACTGAAAAGAATGAAGGTTCAAGCATACAGACTCTCAATAGCATGGTCAAGGATCTTACCAA AGGGAAGATTGATTGGAGGGATTGACGAAAACGGGATAAAATACTACAATAATCTCATCAATGAGTTAAAAGCAAATG GCATTGAACCGTACGTAACAATATTCCACTGGGATGTTCCCCAAACTCTAGAAGATGAGTATGGAGGTTTCTTGAGTCGACGTATAGT AGAGGACTACAAAAACTATGCCGAGCTTCTATTCCAGAGATTCGGAGATAGAGTCAAATTTTGGATCACTTTAAACCAGCCTTACTCTCTCGCAACCAAAGGTTATGGAGACGGATCATATCCTCCTGGACGGTGCACTGGCTGTGAATTTGGAGGAGATTCTGGAACCGAGCCTTATATAGTTGCACATAACCAACTTCTAGCTCATGCAAAAACTGTTGCATTATTCCGAAAAAGATATCAG AAATCTCAAGGTGGAAAGATAGGAACAACCTTGATTGGGAGATGGTTCACCCCATTAAACGAAAATAGCATTCTTGATAAGGCTGCTGCAAAGCGAGCATTTGATTTCTTCGTCGGATg GTTTATGGATCCATTGGTTTACGGAAGATATCCGAAGATAATGCGAAAGATGGTTGGACAAAGATTGCCAAAATTCACACCTCAAGAATCAAATTTAGTCAAAGGATCACTTGATTTTCTAGGGTTGAACTATTACGTTACACAATATGCGACCAATACACCTCCTTCCACACAACCTAGTGTCCTAACCGATCCAAGAGTTGCAATGGGAT ATTATCGCAACGGAGTATCTATTGGTGTTCAG GCGCCTTGCTTCGTCTACTACCCTCCAGGGTTCCGTCAGattctaaattatattaaaaacaaatacgGAAACCCACTTACCTACATCACTGAAAACG GAGTTGGAGATCTTGATATGGGTAACTTAACGCTGCCAAATGCTCTTGCCGATAATGGACGAATTCAAAATCATTGCAGCCATATTGCATGTCTCAAATGCTCTATCGA GGATGGATGCAACGTAGCAGGATATTTTGCATGGTCTTTGATGGACAACTATGAGTTCGGAAATGGTTACACTCTCCGGTTTGGTATGAACTGGGTCAATTTCACTAATCCTGCTGATCGAAGAGAAAAAGCTTCTGGAAAATGGTTTTCTAAATTCATAATCAAACAATAA